In Sulfitobacter albidus, the following proteins share a genomic window:
- a CDS encoding DUF805 domain-containing protein — MAQEWYFAFEGTSKGPIDQDEFEDLIANGTIRSDTLVWQEGMEDWIPLAQARSVSRTPPQPPRRPVSDMQDPAREDANSFMGALKDGFARYVDFRTRSTRSQFWWWMVWMILLGGLTGGLDAALGFYDVGPINGLFSLATLLPSIAVAIRRLHDIGRTGWWVLLYFIPILGWIVLIIFYCQRSQDHANQWGNEPAH; from the coding sequence ATGGCACAGGAATGGTATTTCGCATTCGAGGGCACCTCGAAAGGCCCGATAGATCAGGATGAATTCGAGGATCTGATCGCCAATGGCACGATCCGGTCGGACACATTGGTCTGGCAGGAAGGCATGGAGGACTGGATACCGCTGGCACAGGCGCGCAGCGTCAGCCGAACGCCGCCCCAGCCCCCGCGTCGCCCGGTAAGCGACATGCAGGATCCCGCGCGCGAGGATGCCAACAGCTTCATGGGCGCGCTCAAGGACGGGTTCGCCCGCTACGTCGATTTCAGAACCCGCTCTACCCGCTCGCAATTCTGGTGGTGGATGGTTTGGATGATCTTGCTGGGTGGTCTGACGGGCGGGCTGGATGCCGCGCTCGGGTTCTACGATGTAGGGCCGATCAACGGGCTGTTTTCGCTGGCGACGCTACTGCCGTCCATCGCGGTCGCAATCCGGCGGCTGCACGATATCGGGCGCACGGGTTGGTGGGTATTGCTATATTTCATCCCGATCCTCGGGTGGATCGTGCTGATCATCTTCTACTGCCAGCGCAGCCAGGACCACGCCAACCAATGGGGCAATGAGCCCGCCCATTAG
- a CDS encoding tetratricopeptide repeat protein — MQDLYGLPITCTRDSTRRAIDDFIHGFISYQPKATGIIAAADADQDCALANAYAAMLWMFLEAPVAPQKAAPYIARARTVAQGSTPREQQIIAAVDAWTRGDVPGLLKICDAITDDHPRDMATLKLAQYHLFNLGDAPGMLRAALKALPEAADIPYAHGMIAFGYEQCHLLDRAETAARHAMSLRHDEAWAHHAIAHVMLTEGRIAEGAVFLEEVAPTWAGLNSFMRSHNWWHLALFYISLGRENEVRAAFDTHVWGLAKDYSQDQVGAASLLARMEFAGIDVGERWADVADHVAARGADTVNPFLTLQYLYALSRTGRAEAETLMAAIRSRAEDDSQHDHIAWRDVALPAATGIDAHARGDWPVAIADLARALPRMAEIGGSHAQRDLFEQIHLDALVRDGRASTAQQVLEMRRTYDPDGVPLNLMLGEVYTKTGLPDLAAEARARAQATLAAAG; from the coding sequence ATGCAAGATCTCTACGGTTTGCCCATCACCTGCACCCGGGACAGCACCCGCCGCGCGATTGACGATTTTATCCACGGGTTCATCAGCTACCAGCCGAAGGCGACGGGCATCATAGCCGCCGCGGATGCAGACCAGGACTGCGCGCTCGCCAATGCCTATGCCGCAATGCTGTGGATGTTTCTCGAAGCCCCGGTCGCGCCGCAAAAGGCCGCGCCCTACATCGCGCGGGCCAGGACCGTTGCGCAGGGCAGCACGCCCCGCGAGCAACAGATCATCGCCGCCGTGGACGCCTGGACGCGGGGGGACGTCCCCGGCCTCCTCAAAATCTGCGATGCAATCACCGATGACCATCCGCGCGACATGGCAACGCTGAAGCTGGCGCAATATCATCTGTTCAACCTCGGCGACGCGCCGGGTATGCTGCGCGCCGCACTCAAGGCGCTGCCCGAGGCCGCAGACATCCCCTATGCCCACGGCATGATCGCCTTTGGATATGAGCAGTGTCACCTGCTGGACCGGGCCGAGACCGCCGCCCGCCACGCCATGTCGCTGCGCCACGACGAAGCCTGGGCGCATCACGCCATCGCCCATGTGATGCTGACCGAGGGGCGCATCGCCGAAGGCGCCGTCTTTCTTGAAGAGGTCGCCCCGACATGGGCCGGGCTCAACAGTTTCATGCGCAGCCACAATTGGTGGCATCTTGCCCTGTTCTACATCAGCCTGGGGCGCGAAAACGAGGTACGCGCGGCCTTTGATACCCATGTCTGGGGCCTTGCCAAAGACTACAGCCAGGATCAGGTCGGCGCGGCGTCCCTGCTCGCCCGGATGGAGTTTGCGGGCATCGACGTGGGCGAGCGCTGGGCGGATGTTGCCGACCACGTCGCCGCGCGGGGCGCCGATACGGTCAACCCTTTCCTGACGCTGCAATATCTCTACGCGCTATCGCGCACCGGGCGTGCGGAGGCGGAGACGCTGATGGCTGCAATCCGTTCCCGGGCAGAAGACGACAGCCAGCACGACCATATCGCCTGGCGCGACGTGGCCCTGCCCGCCGCCACGGGAATCGACGCCCACGCGCGGGGCGACTGGCCCGTTGCCATCGCCGATCTGGCCCGCGCGTTGCCCCGCATGGCCGAAATCGGGGGCAGTCACGCCCAGCGCGATCTGTTCGAGCAGATCCATCTGGACGCGCTCGTGCGCGACGGCCGCGCTTCTACCGCGCAGCAGGTGCTTGAGATGCGGCGCACCTATGACCCCGATGGCGTTCCGCTGAACCTGATGCTGGGGGAGGTCTATACCAAAACCGGCCTGCCCGATCTTGCCGCCGAGGCCCGCGCGCGGGCGCAGGCAACGCTGGCCGCCGCAGGCTAG
- a CDS encoding P1 family peptidase, producing MHPGPTNSLTDIEDLLVGNAQDNALKSGVTVVTAARPFTASVAVMGGAPGTRETDLLAPDKSVAAVDALVLAGGSAYGLDACSGVVDGLRAAGRGFRVGPAVIPLVPGAILFDLLNGGEKSWETNPYRALGRAALDGAGTGFDIGTVGAGTGALSAMLKGGLGTASLRLPDGSTVAALVAANPVGAVTTPGDRHFYAAPFEIDGEFGGLGSDPASGLGRNLESRKMSRLSPRSNTTIAVVATDASLSKAECHRVAIAAHDGIARACVPAHTPHDGDLVFALTTDAGPPADVTLTGHAAALCLTRAIARAIYHATPAPGDIMPCWRDANAEL from the coding sequence ATGCATCCAGGACCCACCAACAGCTTGACCGATATCGAGGACCTGCTTGTCGGCAACGCGCAGGACAACGCGCTGAAATCAGGCGTGACCGTCGTGACGGCAGCGCGTCCGTTCACCGCTTCTGTCGCGGTCATGGGAGGCGCACCGGGCACGCGGGAGACGGATCTTCTGGCGCCGGATAAATCGGTTGCGGCGGTCGATGCGCTGGTCCTCGCAGGGGGATCGGCCTACGGGCTCGACGCCTGTTCGGGTGTGGTCGACGGGCTGCGCGCGGCGGGGCGGGGGTTTCGCGTAGGCCCGGCGGTGATCCCGCTGGTGCCGGGGGCAATCCTCTTTGATCTGCTCAATGGTGGCGAGAAGTCGTGGGAGACAAACCCCTACCGCGCCCTTGGGCGCGCGGCCCTCGACGGTGCTGGCACGGGTTTCGATATTGGGACAGTCGGTGCAGGCACCGGCGCGCTCAGCGCGATGCTCAAGGGCGGGCTTGGCACCGCGTCGCTGCGCCTGCCGGACGGCAGTACCGTCGCGGCGCTGGTGGCCGCCAACCCCGTCGGCGCAGTCACCACGCCCGGTGATCGCCATTTCTACGCCGCCCCCTTCGAGATCGACGGCGAATTCGGCGGCCTCGGGTCGGACCCTGCCAGCGGCCTTGGACGCAACCTGGAGAGCCGCAAGATGTCCCGGCTAAGCCCGCGCAGCAATACCACGATTGCGGTCGTCGCAACCGATGCATCGCTTTCCAAGGCGGAATGTCACAGGGTCGCCATCGCCGCCCACGACGGGATCGCGCGCGCCTGCGTGCCTGCCCACACGCCACACGACGGCGATCTTGTCTTTGCGCTGACGACAGACGCAGGCCCACCCGCGGATGTGACGCTGACGGGCCACGCCGCCGCCCTTTGCCTGACCCGCGCCATCGCACGCGCCATCTACCACGCCACGCCCGCACCGGGTGACATCATGCCCTGCTGGAGAGACGCCAATGCCGAGCTTTGA
- a CDS encoding fumarylacetoacetate hydrolase family protein, which yields MSYVLPPPPQAKLPVAGSDAFFPVRRIFCVGRNYEAHAREMGNDPDREPPFFFTKPADAAIATPCTLPYPSLTEDLHHEIELVIAIGKGGADIPASRVHEHIWGASVGIDFTRRDLQAAAKDARRPWDWSKAFDNSAPIAPIVPMADVASLSDARIWLAVNGETRQDANIADLIWSVDEHIATLSEGMTLAPGDLIMTGTPAGVAACQTGDVLTGGVDGIATLEVTIGPRA from the coding sequence ATGTCCTACGTTTTGCCCCCGCCGCCACAAGCGAAACTCCCGGTTGCGGGCAGTGATGCGTTTTTTCCTGTCCGTCGGATTTTCTGCGTGGGCCGCAACTACGAGGCGCACGCGCGCGAGATGGGCAATGACCCCGACCGCGAACCACCGTTCTTTTTCACCAAGCCCGCCGATGCCGCCATCGCCACGCCTTGCACGCTCCCCTATCCGTCGCTGACCGAGGACCTGCACCACGAGATTGAGCTGGTGATCGCCATCGGCAAGGGTGGCGCCGATATCCCGGCCTCACGCGTACACGAGCATATCTGGGGCGCCTCCGTCGGCATTGATTTCACCCGTCGTGACCTTCAGGCAGCGGCCAAGGACGCGCGCCGCCCGTGGGATTGGTCAAAGGCCTTTGACAACTCGGCTCCAATTGCGCCCATCGTCCCGATGGCCGATGTGGCCAGCCTGAGCGACGCGCGCATCTGGCTCGCGGTGAACGGTGAGACCCGGCAGGACGCCAATATCGCGGATCTCATCTGGTCGGTGGACGAGCATATCGCGACCCTCAGCGAAGGAATGACCCTTGCGCCGGGGGATTTGATCATGACGGGCACGCCCGCGGGCGTCGCCGCCTGTCAGACTGGTGACGTATTGACAGGCGGTGTCGACGGCATCGCGACGCTTGAGGTGACGATCGGCCCGCGCGCCTGA
- a CDS encoding alpha/beta fold hydrolase: protein MPSFEHDSISLHFEASGDGPPLLLIAGMLSDSASWAPLVPLLEPHFTVIRPDNRSTGRTAPWNAPASIDHCAADCAALVDSLSIGPAHVVGHSLGGMIGLRMAHRYPSAVGSLTLAAAAPLRLERNVALFRNLLAIRQSNAAPETWLHTLFAWLFAPALYDIPGAVAQAATTALAYPYAQTAAAMAHQIASLDGYRPDGLDGVPMPVQALLAADDLLLPEALARNALGATPTHIVPDAGHSIHWDAPEAVAAHIRRFTDQ from the coding sequence ATGCCGAGCTTTGAACACGACAGCATCTCCCTTCACTTTGAGGCGTCCGGCGACGGGCCGCCGTTGCTGCTGATCGCCGGCATGTTGAGCGACAGCGCCAGCTGGGCGCCGCTTGTCCCGCTGCTGGAGCCGCATTTCACCGTGATCCGCCCCGACAACCGCAGCACCGGTCGTACGGCCCCGTGGAACGCGCCGGCAAGCATCGATCACTGTGCCGCCGATTGCGCAGCGCTTGTCGATAGCCTCAGCATCGGGCCCGCACATGTCGTGGGCCATTCGCTGGGCGGCATGATCGGGCTGCGCATGGCGCACCGCTATCCCTCTGCGGTGGGCTCGCTCACCCTCGCTGCCGCAGCGCCACTGCGGCTGGAGCGCAACGTGGCGCTCTTTCGAAATCTGCTGGCCATCCGGCAATCGAACGCGGCGCCCGAGACTTGGCTGCACACGCTTTTTGCGTGGCTCTTTGCTCCGGCGCTCTACGACATTCCGGGCGCGGTGGCTCAGGCTGCAACGACCGCTCTGGCCTATCCCTATGCGCAGACCGCCGCGGCCATGGCGCATCAGATCGCCAGCCTCGACGGCTACCGCCCGGACGGGCTCGACGGGGTGCCGATGCCGGTTCAGGCGCTGCTGGCGGCGGACGATCTGTTGCTGCCGGAGGCGCTGGCGCGCAACGCCCTTGGCGCGACGCCGACCCACATCGTTCCCGATGCCGGGCATTCGATCCATTGGGATGCACCCGAAGCGGTGGCCGCGCACATCCGCCGTTTCACCGATCAATAG
- a CDS encoding ABC transporter permease translates to MSRNLIIGGALTLIFVAAALISFAWTPFSHTALNIPAKLQPPNATHLLGTDHFGRDILSLIMVGARTSIAVALVAVGIGMTLGIPLGLWAAARRGMLIDEVIMRGNDLVFAFPSLVIAILITAVFGAGAVNAIIAIGIFNIPVFARITRGAALSLWEREFILAARVAGKSDARISVEHILPNVANLLIVQATIQFSLGILAEAALSYVGLGAQPPTPSWGRMLADAQTLVVLAPHMALMPGFAIILTVLGLNLLGDGLRDRLDPRLQRARV, encoded by the coding sequence GTGAGCCGTAACCTCATCATCGGTGGCGCGCTGACGCTGATCTTTGTCGCCGCGGCACTGATCTCTTTTGCGTGGACGCCCTTTTCGCACACCGCGCTCAACATCCCCGCAAAGCTGCAACCGCCCAATGCCACGCATCTGCTGGGCACAGATCATTTTGGCCGCGACATTCTCAGCCTCATCATGGTCGGCGCGCGTACGTCGATTGCGGTGGCGTTGGTGGCGGTGGGCATCGGAATGACGCTGGGGATCCCGCTGGGGCTCTGGGCCGCAGCGCGGCGTGGCATGCTCATTGACGAGGTCATCATGCGTGGCAACGATCTTGTCTTTGCTTTCCCCTCGCTGGTCATCGCAATCCTGATCACGGCGGTCTTTGGCGCCGGGGCTGTCAACGCAATCATCGCCATCGGCATTTTCAACATTCCCGTGTTTGCCCGCATCACACGGGGTGCGGCCCTCTCGCTGTGGGAGCGTGAATTCATCCTTGCCGCCCGTGTGGCCGGCAAATCGGATGCCCGCATCTCGGTCGAGCATATCCTGCCAAACGTCGCCAATCTGCTGATCGTGCAGGCGACAATCCAGTTCTCTCTCGGCATCCTCGCCGAAGCGGCGCTGAGCTATGTCGGGCTCGGCGCACAGCCCCCGACCCCGTCGTGGGGGCGCATGCTGGCGGATGCGCAGACATTGGTGGTCCTCGCCCCGCATATGGCGCTGATGCCGGGATTTGCGATCATCCTGACGGTACTGGGGCTCAACCTTCTGGGTGACGGGCTGCGCGACCGGCTTGATCCGCGTTTGCAAAGGGCGCGCGTATGA
- a CDS encoding ABC transporter ATP-binding protein: MSLLEVSDLSLSIHRTPILKGVSFSVAPGEIVAITGESGSGKSLTALAVMQLLPQGTRMTGSLHLNGTDLTSLSEPALCAIRGNTVGMVFQEPMTALNPVKSIGDQVAETIRIHTGATRAEARARAAKTLARVGLPADRFPLTRFAHELSGGQRQRVVIAMAIALRPDLLVADEPTTALDVTTQAQILDLLKSLAREDGMGLLMITHDLAVVADMADRTLVMQRGEIVEQGPTEALLREVQHPYTKALLAASTHTVTLPDTQREDPLLEVRDVVRSYPTPRKTLFGKPGRFRAVDGVSFTLKRGERLGLVGESGCGKSTLTRALLGLDRIQAGSITLRGQPVFSGSKPNLAVRRQMQVVFQDPFGSFNPRHRVARQITEPFHLLDTPPTGKARERAIDEALTAVGLTPADADKYIHEFSGGQRQRIAIARALIVRPELIVFDEAVSALDVSVRAQILDLIADLCGQYDLSYLFISHDLSVVRSVTDRTLVMKAGRIVEEGGTHDVFTTPQHPYTKALLAAAPELPDFARRAPPDQTQAPPPP, from the coding sequence ATGAGCCTGCTTGAGGTCAGCGACCTGTCTTTGTCTATTCACAGAACGCCGATCCTCAAGGGCGTGAGTTTTTCCGTCGCCCCCGGTGAGATCGTCGCGATCACCGGAGAAAGCGGATCCGGTAAATCGCTCACAGCCCTCGCCGTCATGCAACTGTTGCCGCAGGGGACGCGCATGACCGGCAGCCTACATCTGAACGGGACCGATCTGACGTCGCTCAGCGAACCGGCCCTCTGCGCGATCCGTGGAAACACGGTCGGCATGGTCTTTCAGGAGCCGATGACCGCCCTTAACCCGGTAAAATCCATCGGGGATCAAGTGGCCGAAACAATCCGTATCCACACCGGCGCCACCCGCGCTGAAGCGCGCGCCCGCGCCGCCAAAACACTCGCCCGTGTCGGCCTTCCCGCCGATCGCTTCCCACTGACGCGCTTTGCTCACGAGCTTTCGGGCGGGCAGCGCCAGCGGGTCGTGATCGCCATGGCCATCGCCCTGCGCCCCGATCTGCTGGTCGCGGATGAACCGACAACGGCGCTGGACGTGACGACGCAAGCACAGATCCTCGATCTGCTGAAATCGCTCGCGCGCGAGGACGGCATGGGGCTGCTGATGATCACCCACGATCTTGCCGTTGTGGCAGATATGGCCGACCGCACGCTCGTCATGCAGCGGGGCGAAATCGTCGAACAAGGCCCGACCGAAGCTCTGCTGCGCGAGGTGCAGCATCCCTATACCAAGGCGCTGCTTGCTGCATCGACCCACACCGTCACCCTGCCCGATACCCAACGGGAGGATCCGTTGCTGGAAGTGCGCGATGTCGTGCGCAGCTATCCCACGCCGCGCAAGACACTCTTTGGAAAACCGGGGCGATTCCGCGCGGTCGACGGCGTCAGCTTTACTCTCAAGCGTGGCGAACGGCTCGGCCTGGTGGGCGAAAGCGGTTGCGGGAAGTCGACGCTGACCCGCGCCCTGCTCGGCCTTGATCGGATCCAGGCGGGCAGCATCACCCTTCGCGGGCAGCCGGTTTTCAGCGGCAGTAAACCAAACCTCGCCGTGCGACGCCAAATGCAGGTGGTCTTTCAGGATCCCTTCGGCAGCTTCAATCCCCGCCACCGGGTCGCCCGCCAGATCACCGAACCCTTCCACCTGCTGGATACGCCTCCCACGGGCAAGGCGCGCGAGCGCGCCATCGACGAGGCGCTCACTGCCGTCGGATTGACCCCCGCAGATGCCGACAAATACATCCATGAATTTTCGGGCGGTCAGCGCCAGCGTATCGCCATCGCCCGCGCCCTCATCGTCCGGCCCGAGCTGATCGTCTTCGATGAGGCCGTCAGCGCGCTCGACGTCTCGGTCCGCGCCCAGATCCTCGATCTGATCGCCGATCTCTGCGGCCAATACGATCTCAGCTACCTCTTCATCTCCCACGATCTCAGCGTGGTGCGCAGCGTGACCGACCGCACGTTGGTCATGAAGGCCGGCCGCATCGTCGAAGAAGGCGGCACCCACGACGTCTTCACCACCCCGCAACACCCCTACACAAAGGCCCTGCTTGCAGCCGCACCCGAATTGCCCGACTTCGCCCGGCGCGCCCCACCCGATCAAACACAGGCACCGCCGCCCCCTTGA